The sequence TCTGACTCTGTGTAAGGAATCGCTCCATCTTTGCGGCTATGGATTAAAAACAAGCCTTTTTCTTGATTGTACTGGGTTGCTGCGTAAATGGGCCTTACATCTTCTAAGTTAAACGTTGGAACAATCGCTTCAACTGCCCTGGCTGTTCCTGCCGCAAGGGACTTCGGCAGCCCGGTCCAATAGTGGAAGCTGTTTTTAGCGTATTCGTTTAGATCGGAAAATGGACTGTCAGCAACGACTGCTTTTACTTCATCGGCTTCTGCTCCTGCCATGATAGAAGTGGCCGCACCCATCGACCAACCTACCAAGGCAATGTTTTCAACCCCTTTTTGGTCATGTACATAGCGGATCGCGCTAAGCAAGTCGTTTTTTTCATTTCCGCCAAATGTTGTAGGTGCTTTTTCAGACATGCCAGAATTGCGGAAGTCAAACATGAAAACATGATAGCCAGCTTCATGCATGGCCGCCGCCAATTCAAGACTGGAAAACGGCATTTCGGTACGGTTGTAGCCATAACCATGTGAGAATATAACCGCTTTTTCATTTTGAAAAAGCGATTGCTGGTCGGAGGGAATCCACCAGCCGCTTAACGATATATTGTCGACGATGTTTGAGAATAAGACATCTTCATAGTCGAGGCCTACGTTATGTGGATTTGTATGAAGCAAGCGGATCGTTGGGTTCGTTACTTTATAGCCAATAAATACAGTTAATGCAGCGAGAAGAACAACAACAGCCATAAGCGTTGTCAAAACAATCAAAAGCCATTTCTTAAGGCTGAATGTGTTTCCCATAACATCAACTCCTTCATACCAAGGTTCAGATCATAAGTTTGAAAATTTAGATACTTTAATTTAGTATATGAAAAAAATGAATCAATGTGTGTAAAGTCAAGCAATTGCAGTTAATAAAGAACGAGGAATGAGCTATTCTCATGATAACAAACGAGCATGTGCTTGAATCGTTGTTCTTATCTTTTATTATATGAATAAATTGTTGCAAACGCAAGAGATTTGTCTGGTTTTCTCTCACAATAACACACATTTATACACAATGTCGAAACAGCTCGTCTTTTTTACTGCCACTGGACGCCCATAGGCTACAGATTGAATCACACTTCTTTTTCTAAATCCATGTTTAGGAAACTTTGCTTTCAAGTAAAAAAGGACACGGGGAGAGAAGCCAAACAGAAGGAAAACATAGAGGACGCGCCTAGCAGGAATTGAACCTGCAACCCTCAGCTTAGGAGGCTGATGCTCTATCCGATTGAGCTATAGGCGCATAAAAAGTTCCGACTTGATTAGATTATCGCAACAAAGCGTGAGAAGCAAGCCCTTGACGGGAAAATTTTTGCGAAAAACGTTGTGAATGCTAAAATAATCGGAAGAACCCTATTTCACGAGAAAACAACCTAAATAGGCTCCCTGTTTTCGCAACGTTTGCTTAAAGGAAACTGACGAAAAGACGAGTAAATGGCAATGGCGCGAATTTGATTCATACGTTCTGTTGTTAAGTCAAAAAAGAGGAGGCACCTATGGACCAACAAAAAATCGACGCCCTTTTTACGGTAGCAAGCAAGTTAAAAGCGAATCAGATTGCTTTTTCATTAGGGGGGAGCGGCCTGCTGTATGCATTAGGATTGACGGAAACGGTAAACGACTGGGACATTATGACAAACGCTAACAAGAACGCTGTGGAGCAAGCCCTTTTCCCAATAAAAACGTTCGAAACAGGACAAACGGGTGACAGCTTATTTGTGAGTGGCTATAAGCTATTTATCGAGAAAAACGGCCAAGAAGTTGAAATCATCGGCGATTTTGCGCTTCGTTCAGAAGTAGGCATTTGCCGCATTCCTGCAGATGCTGCTTTTCATTGGCAAGGCATACCAGTAGGAAGCCCTGAAGCTTGGCTTGTTGCCTACGTCTTAATGGGACGAGATAAAAAGGCAGCGATGCTCGAGTCGTACTTGCAAATACATGGGGCAAATCCGGCTATGCTTGAACGGTTAAAGCAACAACCGCTTGGCGACAAGCTCAAAGCAATAAAGTGGTTTGCTTGATGCTGCTAGACGGTTCCGAAAATGGAAATCACTCTATGCAAAAAGTGAAAACATTGGGCGTGGGGGGTTCAGTATTGATTTCCCTTTTTTGCTAGACGAATCGATAGAATATCAATAAGAGGAGGGGAGATGTGAATGCAGGGCGCAATAGCGAAATCGGCAAAAAAGTCGCCCAGTTGTACCGTTGTATTGTGAAACGCCATGTCCAACAAGCGGCCATCTTAATAGAAGAGCTTGATGTGTGCTTCAAAGAACTGCTCCACGACGACAAAATGGTTGCTTATTACAATCTCGTTTGTTTTCGCTATCAAATGATGCTTGAACAGTTGCAAGAACCCTATAAGCTAGAGGCACTTGTCGATCATTTGCAGTCGGATTTTTTGTTGAATTATTACTATTATTTCTTCAGTGGCCAATATGCCTTCTACAAAGTACGAAACAAACTCACTGAGACTGATAGAAAGCGCTTGCCAGGCGAGGGAAGATACGAATAGGACAGGCTGCATGGAATGACCATTCTAACGTATCTGCGCAAGGTTGGTACAAATCTGCTGCAGGCAAGTTGGCCTGCATTTTTTTTGGGGAGGGATAAAACGATAATGTTAAAAGACATGCTCTATGGTTCAGTCGAAGTTGAACCGGTACTACGCGATTTAGTGAACAGCAGGCTGCTTCAGCGATTAAAAGGCGTCCATCAAGCTGGAGCAGCTTATCTTGTTTGGCCAAAGTGGAATGTAACTCGCTTCGAGCACTCGATTGGAGTCATGTTATTAATACGCCGATTAGGAGGCTCGTTAGAGGAACAGGCAGCTGGCTTGCTGCATGATGTTTCTCACACAGCTTTTTCCCATGTATCCGACTATGTGTTTAAGAATGAAAAGGAAGATTACCATGAACAACTGTTTCATAAACAAATTGCCGAATCAGACATTCCAGCGATTTTGAAAAAGCACCAAATCGATGTAAACGATATTATCGGTGAGATCGAGAAATGGCCGTTGCTTGAACAGCCTGCTCCACATTTATGTGCTGACCGAATCGACTATACATTGCGCGATTTATATGCTTATCGATTCATTTCTTTTCAGGAAGCCTATCATTTCTTAGAGCAGCTTATTGTGAAAGACGGAAAAATTGTTGTTCAATCGTTGGCTGCGGCAGAATGGTTTATCGAAGCCTATTATAAAGAAACAATCGAATTTTTCATGGAACCAAGAAATGTGTATGCCAACTGGAAAATGTCTGAGGCACTGCGTTTAGCCCTTGAGCGTAACGTAATAAACGAATGGGATCTATTCGCTGAGGACGAAGAACTCGTAAAAATACTCAACGAAAGCGGGGATGAACAGATCCGGCACCTTCTGGCCGAGATTCATTCTGGTGTGTGCGTAAAGGAAGCAACAGGAGAGCACGATCATTACCATAAAAACAAAGTCCGTATCGTTGACCCGTTGGTAGATGTAGGTGGCGCCTTCGTGCCTGTGTCAAAACGCTCTAGAAAGGCGGCTGATCTAATCAGCAAAGCGAGAGAGAAGGCAGAAAAAGGCATTTATTTGAAAGTCATGCATGCTTAAATTGTGGCAAAGCTGTATACTTGAAGGGTGAATAAACGAACTAGAAAGTAGGAATATACGATGAAGACAGAAGACTTTTATTGTGAAGAAGTGTTAAGTGGCAAAACAGCAGTGAAAAAGGTAATGGAAACAGAAAATGTCCTAGCTTATCACCATACAAATCCTTATTACCCTGTACATATTGTCGCGATCCCGAAAAAGCATATTCCCTCATTATTGTCGTTAGAGGAAGAAGACGATGCCCTTTTGCTTGAACTGTTTTCTGTTATCAAAACAGTCGCTGCACAAGTTAAGGCCGAGCACGGAGCCTGCCGTGTGTTGACAAACCTTGGCAACTACCAAGATTCTAAACACTTGCATTGGCATATTGCGTTTGGCCAGCCACTTAAATGAATAACAGGCAAGTCAGAAAACGCTAAAGAAGGAGAGCTGTCTATGGTCATACAAAAACTAGGAAGCAAGAGCATTTCATTAAAAGAAGTACATGACTTTGATTGGCTTTCAAAACTAGGTGATGTCTTTGCTGTTTTTGACCAACAGGACTCTGGAAATGTAAGTTTCGGTGTAGCGGATGGGGCTAAGAAGTGGTTTGTTAAATATGCAGGTGCTAAGACGCTTTATTATAAGGGGAACATTCAACAGGCGGTAGAGCGTATAAAAGAAGCGGTTGCTGTTTATGAACATCTTGCTCATCCAAACTTGGTTACATTGCATAGCCATTTCGCCACGAAAGGGGGCTATGCCCTTGTGTTTCCTTGGGTAGAGGGCGAATGTTTGCATGCCCATTGGGTATTTCCGCCGCCTGCCAAGTATACCGATCCAAACTCGCCGACCTACAAGCATAAGCGGTTGCCTGTAGCAAAGCGGTTGGTTACGCTTGATGCCATTTATTCCTTTCACGAACACGTCGAACGTAATGGCTACGTCGCGATCGACTTTTATGATGGCAGCATTTTGTATGACTTTTCAACAGGGGTAACGACGATATGTGACATTGATTTGTATCGGAAAAAACCTTACGTCAATACAATGGGAAGAATGTGGGGCTCAAAGCGATTTATGGCCCCGGAAGAGTTCGAACTTGGCGCAGCGATTGATGCCCAGACCAATGTCTATACAATGGGCGCCGTTGCTTTCGCCTTGTTAGGGAATGAAAACAAGCGGACGGCGGAAAACTGGGACGCTAGCACCGCTTTGTTTGAAGTGGCCAAACAGGCAACAGCAGTAGAGCGAGAAGCGCGTTTTCCGACCGTTTCTGCTTTCGTTGCAGCATGGCAAGAGGCAAAAAAACGCTAAAGAGCCAAAAGCGCAAACCACATAAGCATCGCTTAAATGAAAAATCTAGTATGTATTGAGGCATCGTTTGTCCAAACTAGGAATACACGTAAAACAAAAAGAGTTTTTAGGAGGTTCCTAGATGGACAAGCGTGTGGTGCTAAGTGTTGCTGCTGCTTTGCTGCTTATTGGACAGCCAGCAGACGATCAAAAGAAAGCAGAAACAAAAAAGGAACAGCCAGCGATAACAGAAGTAGTCGATGGAAATGAAGAACCCCATTTGCACTATAAAATCCAGGAAGAGGGCATTTCTTATTCGGAGAGCACACTTATCTACGATCAACAACCGATTGCCCGCGTGTGGATGAAAGTGAATGGCGAAGCGGGCAATTACGAGCAACAAGTCGCAGTCGCACAAGCGCTTCATGACGAATTGGAAGAGGCTTATCCAGGTTTGAGCAGAGGGGTTTTGGCTGACTCTGCTCAATCAACAACAGAGGATCCAAACTCAGTGTCTGTCTATGTAGGCGGGCAGGAAAATGGTGATGAAGAAATAGACATGGCGGTCGTTCTCGTCCAAGAAATGGCAGAAAAGCTTGAGATCAAACAAAAACAGGAACGGAGCGGAAGAGTCGTCGATTTCGATTAGCGGGGAGGGGTTATGATCATTACGACAACGGCGTTTGTGGATCGTCTGGAAGGGGCCGAGACGAACATGCTCTGTTCACGCTTGAGAGCAATAGAAACGATAGATGGCAATTCGCTCGGAGTAGCGATTGAAACTTTTGGACAGGCATACGCGTTTTCTGCAAAGTGTATGCCAGGGCCTGCGTTTAATACAGTCCGAGGCTTGCGCGAGGAAGAGGAAGGACAAATTGGCAAAATCATTCGGTTTTATGAAAAGAAAGAACTAGAACCACAAATTCAATTAGTGCCTGGTGCCGCTGGGAACAAAGTGATGCAAGCTCTGTTTCGACAGGATTTTTGCCAAACCGGTTTTCATTCCGTCCTTGCAGGAAGTTGCAGCAGACAAGCTGAGGAGAGGCACGAAGGAATATCAATTCGGACGTTAAAACTGGAAGACTATCGTCTTTATGGCCATATTTATACAGAAAGTTTCGGCATGCCTGCTTTTTTAAAGGAAAGTGTAGCGACAAACAACGCCGTATTGCATGAAGAACGAAATTGGGCATTTTATTTGGCTGAAGTCGAGGAAGAACCAGCCGGGGTTGCCGCTTTATTCACTAGTGGCAGCATCGCCGTACTTGCTGCTTGTGCTGTACTTGGTCGGTTTCGAAAGCAAGGTGTACAGCAAGCGCTCATCGCTAGGCGCCAGGCAGACGCCGCGGCTGCTGGATGTACATACATTTGCGGCCAAGCCGGATTTGCGACAACAAGCCAGCGCAATATGGAGCGCTCTGGCTTGCAAACCATCTATACGAAAACGCTTTGGCAGCGTGTTTTATAAGAGCTGTGCCGTAATGGGCAGCTCTTTTTTGTGCAGTGACAGTGCATAAATATTCCTTTTTGTTAATTTACATAAATTTGTGCTTGCTTTTTAAGAGGAAGGCGACTAAACTGTTGCTAACTAATATTCGTTAGGTGGATGGCGATGACAAAAGAAAAAATTAAACAAGCAGCATTGGTTGCGTTTGCCAAAGGCGGCTACGAAGGAATGAGCCTGGCGGAAGTCGCCAGTGCAGTTGGGATCAAAACACCTTCGATTTACGCGTTTTTTAAAAGCAAGCAAGATTTGTTTATGACCATTTACCATGAGCTTCTTGATGAGCATGCCGCTCAATTAGTTCAGCAAACCAATGTGATGGAGATCGAAGGAAGTGAACAGCGGCTTCGAAAAGTGGTAGAAGCCATGATTGATTATCATCTCCGAGAGCAAACGAAAACGGAATTTTTAACACGTGTGAATTTGTTTCCTCCTGATTTTCTTAAGGATGAGATGCGCAGTCGGTTTGCTCATAATGAACAACAGATCCGTTCCTCTCTAGTTGCTATTTTTTCGGAAGGAATTGAACAAGGGGATATTCGGAGCGAACCGTTGTATGAGCTGGTCGATTCTTTTCTTTGCTTATTGGATGGGTTGTTTTTACAAACGTTTTACTATAACAAAGAGAAGTTGGAAACATCCTTTTTTCATGCGTGGAAATTTTATTGGCAAGGCATTTCTAATCGTACGGCCAATTGTTAACAAGGAAGTGAGCGGGAGATGGAAGAAGCATATAAAACAATCAAAGACTTTGAAAGGGAGCCTGTGCCAAAAGAAGTGCGAAAAGGCTGGCTGCCGATGGCGACTGTTTGGTTTGCCATCGGCATCGATTTATCAGGCATGTTGTTAGGCGCACAACTTGGAGCGGGGATCCCATTTGTGGAGGCGTTGCTGGCAGTTGCAGTCGGCTCTCTTTTTCTTGGCGTGCTGGGCGCGATTTGTGCCAATATTGGCGCTGCAACCGGCCTGTCCACGACGATGATTTCCAATTTTGTTTTTGGCGCGGCTGGAGCAAAAGTGATTTCAGTCGTTATATCGATTTCAATGATCGGGTGGTTCGGCGTCCAAGCTGGATTTTTTGCCGAAAATACGGTATCTGTTGTTGAACATTTAACAGGCTGGGCACTGCCCCTTCCGGCGACTGCCTTTGTTGGCGGACTCCTGATGATGACGACCGCGTTTGCGTTTAGATGGTTCGAAAAGCTAACGAATTGGACAAGCCCACTGCTTGTTGTCTTAATTTTAGCAGCGTTGGTATTAGCATTTGCACAAAGAGATGCTAGCGCCGTGTTGGCACCAGTAGAAGCGAAGTTTTCATTCGGAGTGGCTGTTTCTTTAGTGGTAGGCATTTATGTACTTGGCACAATTCTTTCTCCTGATATTTCTAGGTGGGCAAAATCAAAGAAAGATGCGATGATTGCTGCTTTCTTAGGCTTTTTCTTTGGAAATAGCTTTATGGTTGTCGTTGCCGTGCTGTTGTCGAAATTGTTAAACACAGAAGATTTGGCGCAAGTATTTATCCTGCTTGGTTTAAGTTTACCGGCGTTAATTGTCCTTACTTTTTCTCAGTGGACGACAAATACAAATAATCTCTATTCTGCTTCTTTAAGCATGTCGGTGCTAATTCCGAAAGCAAAGCGTCCCGTGTTGACGCTTGTTATGGGAGTAGCCGCTTCGGCATTAGCGTTTATAGGCATATTTGACCACTTTATTACGTTTTTATCATTAATGACGATGTTAATCGCTCCAGTTGGAGGAGTGTATGCTGCTGAATATTATGTCGTCGACAAACAGAAATTCTCCTTTCAAGCTCTTCACAGCCGTAAGCTGATCGGACGTTCTCTGGCCGTATGGCTAGTCACGTCATTGTTTTGTTGGCTGACGACGCCAGCGCCAGACGGGTTGGGCCTGCTCGTTTTTACAACCATTCCAGCACTTGATGGCTTTATCGTCGCGTTTGTCTTGCAAGCGCTAATTGGAAAAGCTGTGTTCGCACGCAAAAACAAATAAACAGGAAAAGGAGAACATAGTATGAGATGGCTAACGGAAGAATCGATTGAACATATTGCCCTAGGAGCGGCTGTTCTAGGTACTGGGGGAGGGGGAGATCCATACCTAGGTAAATTGATGGCGCTTGAGGCGATCAAAACATATGGACCGATTAAGTTGCTGTCGATTGAAGAATTGGCAGACGATGCCTTAATTGTGCCTCTATCGATGATGGGTTCACCGACGATAGGCGTTGAAAAAATTCCTTCGATTGAAGAGTTGGTGGCTCCACTTGAAAAAATCGAGGAGACGCTTGGCCAAAAAGCAGCTGCCTTGATGCCAATCGAGGTCGGAGGCGTCAATTCACTTGTGCCTGTGCTAGCTGCTGCGGCAAAAGGCTTGCCTCTTGTAGACGCTGATGCGATGGGGCGCGCTTTTCCAGAGAGTCAAATGGTCACTTTTTATTTGGATGGCCATTCGGCTGACCCGACTGTGTTAGCTGATGAAAAAGGCAATACAGTTGTGATTACGCCAAAGGACGGCCACTGGGGTGAAAAGCTTGCTCGGGCCATCACTGTGCAAATGGGTGGGTCTAGTACGGTGTGCGACTATGCACTTCCTGGTTCTGTTGTAAAAAAGAGCGCGATTCCAGGCACATTGACAAAATCAGAAGAAATAGGGCGGCTGCTGCTTCATAAAAGCGGAGATGGCACACACCCGATTAAACGGCTGCTTGCTTTCCTTAACGGCTACAAGCTGCTAACTGGCAAACTTACTGACATCCAGCGTACACTGACGGGCGGTTTTACCCGGGGGATTTGCGAAGTCGAAGGCATCCATGACGATGCAGGACGGGTGGTAACACTCCATTTTCAAAATGAACAATTGTTAGCGACAGAAGGGGAGAAACCGCTGGCCATTACGCCTGATTTGATTGCGATCCTTGATGTTGAAACGGGGCAGCCCATTACGACTGAAGGATTGCGCTACGGCACGCGGGTGACGGTCATTGCATTTCCGTGCGATCCGAAATGGCGTA is a genomic window of Shouchella clausii containing:
- a CDS encoding alpha/beta hydrolase yields the protein MGNTFSLKKWLLIVLTTLMAVVVLLAALTVFIGYKVTNPTIRLLHTNPHNVGLDYEDVLFSNIVDNISLSGWWIPSDQQSLFQNEKAVIFSHGYGYNRTEMPFSSLELAAAMHEAGYHVFMFDFRNSGMSEKAPTTFGGNEKNDLLSAIRYVHDQKGVENIALVGWSMGAATSIMAGAEADEVKAVVADSPFSDLNEYAKNSFHYWTGLPKSLAAGTARAVEAIVPTFNLEDVRPIYAATQYNQEKGLFLIHSRKDGAIPYTESEAIHSHAAGSELWLPEKGGHIRSYFHYKAEYEERVLNFLDRTFKKYEPQIVEARYFA
- a CDS encoding RapH N-terminal domain-containing protein; this encodes MNAGRNSEIGKKVAQLYRCIVKRHVQQAAILIEELDVCFKELLHDDKMVAYYNLVCFRYQMMLEQLQEPYKLEALVDHLQSDFLLNYYYYFFSGQYAFYKVRNKLTETDRKRLPGEGRYE
- a CDS encoding HD domain-containing protein, with amino-acid sequence MMLKDMLYGSVEVEPVLRDLVNSRLLQRLKGVHQAGAAYLVWPKWNVTRFEHSIGVMLLIRRLGGSLEEQAAGLLHDVSHTAFSHVSDYVFKNEKEDYHEQLFHKQIAESDIPAILKKHQIDVNDIIGEIEKWPLLEQPAPHLCADRIDYTLRDLYAYRFISFQEAYHFLEQLIVKDGKIVVQSLAAAEWFIEAYYKETIEFFMEPRNVYANWKMSEALRLALERNVINEWDLFAEDEELVKILNESGDEQIRHLLAEIHSGVCVKEATGEHDHYHKNKVRIVDPLVDVGGAFVPVSKRSRKAADLISKAREKAEKGIYLKVMHA
- a CDS encoding HIT domain-containing protein, which codes for MKTEDFYCEEVLSGKTAVKKVMETENVLAYHHTNPYYPVHIVAIPKKHIPSLLSLEEEDDALLLELFSVIKTVAAQVKAEHGACRVLTNLGNYQDSKHLHWHIAFGQPLK
- a CDS encoding protein kinase domain-containing protein, whose product is MVIQKLGSKSISLKEVHDFDWLSKLGDVFAVFDQQDSGNVSFGVADGAKKWFVKYAGAKTLYYKGNIQQAVERIKEAVAVYEHLAHPNLVTLHSHFATKGGYALVFPWVEGECLHAHWVFPPPAKYTDPNSPTYKHKRLPVAKRLVTLDAIYSFHEHVERNGYVAIDFYDGSILYDFSTGVTTICDIDLYRKKPYVNTMGRMWGSKRFMAPEEFELGAAIDAQTNVYTMGAVAFALLGNENKRTAENWDASTALFEVAKQATAVEREARFPTVSAFVAAWQEAKKR
- a CDS encoding stage II sporulation protein P, whose product is MDKRVVLSVAAALLLIGQPADDQKKAETKKEQPAITEVVDGNEEPHLHYKIQEEGISYSESTLIYDQQPIARVWMKVNGEAGNYEQQVAVAQALHDELEEAYPGLSRGVLADSAQSTTEDPNSVSVYVGGQENGDEEIDMAVVLVQEMAEKLEIKQKQERSGRVVDFD
- a CDS encoding GNAT family N-acetyltransferase; amino-acid sequence: MIITTTAFVDRLEGAETNMLCSRLRAIETIDGNSLGVAIETFGQAYAFSAKCMPGPAFNTVRGLREEEEGQIGKIIRFYEKKELEPQIQLVPGAAGNKVMQALFRQDFCQTGFHSVLAGSCSRQAEERHEGISIRTLKLEDYRLYGHIYTESFGMPAFLKESVATNNAVLHEERNWAFYLAEVEEEPAGVAALFTSGSIAVLAACAVLGRFRKQGVQQALIARRQADAAAAGCTYICGQAGFATTSQRNMERSGLQTIYTKTLWQRVL
- a CDS encoding TetR/AcrR family transcriptional regulator, with amino-acid sequence MTKEKIKQAALVAFAKGGYEGMSLAEVASAVGIKTPSIYAFFKSKQDLFMTIYHELLDEHAAQLVQQTNVMEIEGSEQRLRKVVEAMIDYHLREQTKTEFLTRVNLFPPDFLKDEMRSRFAHNEQQIRSSLVAIFSEGIEQGDIRSEPLYELVDSFLCLLDGLFLQTFYYNKEKLETSFFHAWKFYWQGISNRTANC
- a CDS encoding cytosine permease, which gives rise to MEEAYKTIKDFEREPVPKEVRKGWLPMATVWFAIGIDLSGMLLGAQLGAGIPFVEALLAVAVGSLFLGVLGAICANIGAATGLSTTMISNFVFGAAGAKVISVVISISMIGWFGVQAGFFAENTVSVVEHLTGWALPLPATAFVGGLLMMTTAFAFRWFEKLTNWTSPLLVVLILAALVLAFAQRDASAVLAPVEAKFSFGVAVSLVVGIYVLGTILSPDISRWAKSKKDAMIAAFLGFFFGNSFMVVVAVLLSKLLNTEDLAQVFILLGLSLPALIVLTFSQWTTNTNNLYSASLSMSVLIPKAKRPVLTLVMGVAASALAFIGIFDHFITFLSLMTMLIAPVGGVYAAEYYVVDKQKFSFQALHSRKLIGRSLAVWLVTSLFCWLTTPAPDGLGLLVFTTIPALDGFIVAFVLQALIGKAVFARKNK
- a CDS encoding DUF917 domain-containing protein, which encodes MRWLTEESIEHIALGAAVLGTGGGGDPYLGKLMALEAIKTYGPIKLLSIEELADDALIVPLSMMGSPTIGVEKIPSIEELVAPLEKIEETLGQKAAALMPIEVGGVNSLVPVLAAAAKGLPLVDADAMGRAFPESQMVTFYLDGHSADPTVLADEKGNTVVITPKDGHWGEKLARAITVQMGGSSTVCDYALPGSVVKKSAIPGTLTKSEEIGRLLLHKSGDGTHPIKRLLAFLNGYKLLTGKLTDIQRTLTGGFTRGICEVEGIHDDAGRVVTLHFQNEQLLATEGEKPLAITPDLIAILDVETGQPITTEGLRYGTRVTVIAFPCDPKWRTKKGIETAGPRYFGYPVEYEPVEKLQEGGGK